The Panicum virgatum strain AP13 chromosome 5K, P.virgatum_v5, whole genome shotgun sequence genome has a window encoding:
- the LOC120710331 gene encoding serine/arginine repetitive matrix protein 1-like gives MAIEWTSRAARLPSPGPPARARPSSPRARHRPPPAPPGLRLALTRASPRLAREPGHAHAEPGAPSHDGLAAPSCLPAPGRLHGPVAHVLAPRARCAPPSPPRRPTLRVQSHAATLAGPHTRRRPSLLAPSGPAHLRPHGPRACPATAPLRSAPLTRTLAHRRRLNRHWRPAPLLLHVRRPATITATSLCAHSAAWVARRWPEVSCRRCAELPPAPPCRDAIKAFRTARRPTSPPRPPHRLSSAIKGPPELHGHPHHLTTDPSLPS, from the coding sequence ccgcgccgcccgcctcccaAGCCCCGGCCCGCCTGCCCGCGCGCGCCCATCCTCCCCGCGCGCGCGACAccggccgcctcctgctccgcccgGCCTACGGCTCGCGCTCACCCGCGCGTCGCCCAGGCTTGCCCGTGAGCCCGGGCACGCGCACGCGGAGCCCGGCGCGCCGAGCCACGACGGCCTCGCCGCACCAAGCTGCCTGCCCGCGCCCGGCCGACTCCACGGGCCTGTGGCCCACGTGCTCGCCCCGCGCGCTCGCTGCgccccgccatcaccgccgcgccgcccgacgCTCCGCGTGCAGAGCCACGCCGCGACGCTCGCCGGCCCGCACACGCGCCGCAGGCCCTCGCTGCTCGCGCCGTCGGGTCCCGCTCACCTGCGCCCCCACGGGCCCCGCGCTTGCCCCGCCACTGCCCCGCTCCGCTCGGCGCCGCTCACGCGCACgctcgcccaccgccgccgcttgaACCGCCACTGGCGCCCTGCTCCGCTACTGCTCCACGTGCGGCGCCCCGCCACCATCACTGCCACCTCCCTGTgcgcgcacagcgccgcctgggTCGCCCGCCGCTGGCCCGAGGTGTCATGTCGCCGCTGTGCCGAattgccgcccgcgccgccgtgtcgCGACGCCATTAAGGCGTTCCGCACTGCTCGCCGGCCGACCTCACCGCCACGACCCCCGCACCGCCTTAGCTCAGCTATAAAAGGCCCCCCCGAGCTCCACGGCCACCCACACCACCTCACCACCGACCCTAGCCTCCCCTCTTGa